A single genomic interval of Microbulbifer variabilis harbors:
- the rfbB gene encoding dTDP-glucose 4,6-dehydratase — protein MSNLLVTGGAGFIGANFVHYWMENHPEDRIIVLDALTYAGNKANLNPVAKNTNFYFCHGNICNTSLVEALLKEYKIDTLVHFAAESHVDRSICGPDSFIETNIIGTYSLLKAAKRVWLDEGINKDSHRFHHVSTDEVYGALNSEDSPFSETTPYAPNSPYSASKAASDHLVRAFHHTYGLKITTSNCSNNYGPYHFPEKLIPLVITNILQNKSLPIYGDGQQVRDWLFVADHARGIELAIQKGELGECYNIGGNNEWTNIDIVKLICKKINKEFSRDPELKKQYPLAVHAIQGRAQELINFISDRPGHDRRYAVNTDKAVSQLGYQPSEFFESGIQKTISWYLKNDTWWRPIVLNNYQK, from the coding sequence ATGAGTAATTTACTGGTGACTGGTGGCGCAGGGTTTATAGGTGCGAATTTCGTACACTATTGGATGGAAAATCACCCTGAGGATCGAATTATAGTTCTCGATGCTTTAACCTATGCAGGAAATAAAGCGAATCTGAATCCGGTAGCAAAAAATACTAATTTCTATTTTTGTCATGGAAATATCTGTAATACATCTCTAGTAGAAGCTCTACTTAAAGAGTATAAAATTGATACGCTGGTACACTTTGCGGCAGAAAGTCATGTAGATAGGTCTATCTGTGGTCCAGATTCATTTATTGAAACCAATATTATCGGAACATACAGTTTACTTAAGGCGGCTAAGAGGGTGTGGTTGGATGAAGGAATAAACAAAGATAGCCATCGATTTCATCATGTTTCCACGGATGAAGTTTATGGAGCTTTGAATTCTGAGGATTCACCATTTAGTGAAACCACACCTTATGCACCTAATAGCCCCTACTCAGCCAGTAAGGCAGCTTCTGACCATTTGGTGCGTGCTTTCCATCATACATATGGCCTAAAGATTACAACCAGTAATTGCTCGAACAACTATGGGCCTTACCATTTCCCAGAGAAACTAATACCACTAGTAATCACCAATATTCTACAGAACAAATCATTGCCTATATATGGTGATGGCCAGCAAGTACGTGACTGGCTTTTTGTAGCTGATCATGCCCGTGGGATTGAGCTGGCGATACAAAAAGGAGAGTTAGGGGAGTGTTATAACATAGGTGGGAATAATGAATGGACCAATATCGATATCGTTAAGCTGATATGTAAAAAAATCAATAAAGAATTTTCCAGAGACCCTGAACTAAAAAAACAATATCCTCTGGCAGTACATGCAATACAAGGAAGGGCACAAGAATTAATAAATTTTATTTCTGATCGCCCTGGCCATGATCGTAGATATGCTGTGAACACAGATAAGGCTGTTTCACAATTAGGATATCAGCCGAGTGAATTTTTTGAATCAGGTATACAGAAAACTATTAGCTGGTATCTCAAAAATGATACTTGGTGGAGACCTATAGTGCTTAACAATTACCAGAAGTAA
- the wecB gene encoding non-hydrolyzing UDP-N-acetylglucosamine 2-epimerase, giving the protein MKVLIVFGTRPEAIKMAPLALKLQRDTRFDASVCVTAQHREMLDQVLSLFELKPDYDLNLMKPGQDLTDITTGILQGMREVLTKSKPDIVLVHGDTATTFATSLACYYQQIPVGHVEAGLRTGNIYSPWPEEANRKLTGALTALHFAPTNDSKNNLIKEGILEESIFVTGNTVIDALLEVVHKLDSNQSTYEKVREEFPFLEDARKLLLVTGHRRESFGGGFERICQALVNTAKEHPDIQIVYPVHLNPNVREPVNRILKGIENIYLIEPLDYLPFIYLMNKSNIILTDSGGIQEEAPSLGKPVLVMRDTTERPEAISAGTVKLVGTEVDNITRELNLLLTNESAYKEMSFAHNPYGDGKACEKIINELISLKK; this is encoded by the coding sequence ATGAAAGTTCTAATCGTGTTTGGGACACGCCCAGAAGCGATAAAAATGGCTCCTTTGGCGTTAAAGTTACAGCGTGATACTCGGTTTGATGCATCAGTCTGTGTTACTGCACAACATAGAGAAATGCTTGATCAAGTTCTTAGTCTATTTGAATTAAAACCAGATTATGATTTGAATTTGATGAAACCGGGGCAAGATTTAACAGATATAACGACGGGTATTCTTCAGGGAATGCGTGAAGTATTGACAAAATCAAAGCCAGATATTGTATTAGTGCACGGCGATACAGCGACAACTTTTGCAACGAGTTTGGCTTGCTACTATCAACAAATCCCTGTCGGGCATGTTGAAGCAGGATTGCGGACGGGGAATATTTATTCACCCTGGCCAGAGGAAGCGAATCGTAAGCTTACAGGTGCTTTAACCGCATTACATTTCGCTCCTACAAATGATTCCAAAAATAATTTAATAAAAGAAGGGATTTTAGAAGAGAGTATTTTTGTTACAGGAAATACAGTAATTGATGCTCTACTGGAAGTCGTCCATAAGCTTGATAGCAACCAGTCAACTTATGAAAAGGTAAGGGAGGAATTTCCTTTTTTAGAAGATGCTCGAAAGCTGCTTTTGGTAACGGGGCATAGACGAGAAAGCTTTGGTGGTGGGTTTGAGCGAATTTGTCAGGCATTAGTAAATACCGCTAAAGAACACCCAGATATTCAAATAGTATACCCAGTACATTTAAATCCAAATGTTCGTGAACCAGTGAATCGTATATTGAAGGGAATAGAGAATATATACCTTATAGAGCCACTGGATTACTTACCATTTATCTACTTAATGAATAAATCCAATATTATTCTAACTGACTCTGGAGGTATTCAAGAGGAAGCCCCTTCACTTGGCAAACCGGTTCTAGTAATGCGGGATACTACGGAACGCCCAGAGGCTATTTCTGCTGGAACCGTGAAGCTGGTCGGGACGGAAGTAGATAATATTACTCGGGAACTAAATTTGCTGCTCACAAATGAGAGTGCATATAAGGAAATGAGCTTTGCACATAATCCCTATGGTGATGGCAAGGCCTGTGAAAAAATAATCAACGAATTAATCAGTTTAAAAAAATAG
- the wecC gene encoding UDP-N-acetyl-D-mannosamine dehydrogenase: MKFETISVIGLGYIGLPTAAVIASRRKKVIGVDVNQNAVDTINRGEIHIVEPELDMIVHAAVTEGYLQATTKPQPSDAFMIAVPTPFKSGLENNHHEADLSYIKAAAIALAPVLKSGDLVILESTSPVGATEKMSEWLSEIRSDLTFPQTHGESSDIRIAHCPERVLPGHVVRELVENDRVIGGMTPKCSEAAKALYKIFVSGECLVTTARTAEMAKLTENSFRDVNIAFANELSIICEKLDINVWELISLANRHPRVNILQPSAGVGGHCIAVDPWFIVDSCPEEAHLIRTAREVNDKKPSWVLNQVKDALIKSCESKTGCTTSDIKVACLGIAFKPDIDDLRESPALSITSEISKLGCQVQVVEPNIERLPKDLVRENIELVSLRQSLDEADVICVLVKHSPFTEEIKNLSAKNFIIDSVGLLS, encoded by the coding sequence ATGAAATTTGAAACTATTTCCGTTATTGGGTTAGGTTATATTGGATTACCTACTGCCGCCGTGATCGCTTCACGGAGGAAAAAAGTGATAGGCGTAGATGTAAACCAAAATGCTGTGGATACGATTAACCGGGGTGAAATTCACATTGTAGAACCTGAGCTAGATATGATCGTACACGCTGCGGTAACAGAAGGATATCTCCAGGCTACAACTAAGCCACAGCCATCAGATGCCTTTATGATTGCAGTGCCTACGCCTTTTAAGTCAGGACTTGAGAATAATCATCATGAAGCAGATCTTAGCTACATTAAAGCTGCTGCAATAGCTTTAGCCCCAGTTCTAAAATCAGGGGATCTAGTAATATTAGAATCTACCTCTCCTGTAGGAGCAACTGAAAAAATGTCTGAATGGCTTTCTGAGATTCGTTCAGATCTTACCTTCCCCCAAACTCATGGCGAATCTTCCGATATTCGTATTGCACACTGCCCTGAACGAGTCCTACCTGGACACGTGGTACGTGAGCTGGTTGAAAATGATCGTGTCATTGGAGGCATGACACCAAAATGTTCTGAAGCGGCCAAAGCTCTGTATAAAATTTTTGTTTCAGGTGAATGTTTGGTAACGACAGCTAGAACTGCTGAAATGGCGAAGTTAACCGAAAATAGTTTTAGAGATGTAAACATTGCCTTTGCGAATGAATTGTCGATTATTTGTGAAAAACTAGATATAAATGTATGGGAGTTGATTTCCCTCGCCAATCGTCATCCTAGAGTAAATATATTACAACCAAGTGCAGGTGTTGGAGGTCATTGTATTGCCGTAGATCCCTGGTTTATTGTTGACTCATGTCCTGAAGAGGCACATTTGATACGCACGGCACGTGAGGTGAACGATAAAAAGCCGAGTTGGGTATTGAATCAAGTTAAAGATGCATTGATCAAGTCATGCGAAAGTAAAACTGGGTGTACCACAAGTGATATTAAAGTGGCATGCCTAGGCATTGCTTTTAAACCGGATATTGACGATTTACGTGAAAGTCCTGCACTGAGTATTACAAGCGAAATTTCAAAATTAGGATGTCAGGTACAGGTTGTTGAGCCTAATATCGAACGCCTTCCGAAGGATCTTGTACGAGAAAATATAGAACTTGTATCTTTGAGGCAATCTCTGGATGAAGCTGATGTGATTTGTGTACTTGTTAAACATAGCCCTTTCACTGAAGAAATTAAAAACCTATCAGCTAAGAATTTCATTATCGACTCAGTAGGCCTACTTAGCTAG
- a CDS encoding glycosyltransferase — MDVLLKHAETLARHPVNGLYTPIDKRIAYIVSHGQSYASNGYAVRTQEVAKELNSHGFETLCIVRPGRPWELGAKKNIINAEAEIDGVLYIHSRWHNDQTPADETAHLEACVARFVELFQVYRPAVVLAASDYIIGLPAWIAAKRLNLPFYNEVRGFWELSRAAREPNFENTSFFKIEAERNSFVSKQALEVFTLNLAMRSELVDRGVSANKIHAIPNGINSFPKKNPEDDNLRLKLGIESHDRVIGYVGSLNFYEGLDLLMDSCAELIEQGENIKLLVVGDEQPVNDFITADQRLASKPWLIQVGRVAHEKVADYYALIETVVIPRKKMPVCELVSPMKLVEAMAYGKRIVISDVIPLAENDNKYEDLITFKAEVPSHLTQCLQESLRKPATQNSVINDLTLATRILPLVNILKGLNSKNCERKESNNNSNPRELIKKIEPLPLANKEPIWFQIQVVPGQELVIDANIEYQDSLKLHKHHKRKAVMLLKSKDMNGNEIDQPLGKLAKSTHLDSYFKYLESDKGLEERHKFVIPKGVEQIELGFCAFNYQEGEIVIVREFSVREFQAFNKKKDLIELNQEPLWENFRVNEFIPHSLNAKLKFEKSEDKHSKSIIVRVKYFDKEKKEIPGPYSGLPLSKTVGSFSYISAKEERIVQLMPPKGAVEAAIGLQRWNAKSKVWLDGNFILESEIKVNPTIKTPSVNSREETKTPLRKLSDIKVAAILDEFTMECFRPEVNLTLITPSNWREKLEKKHPDFLFVESCWFGNGNSWSGLMYGYTSNGPNRMDELIKVITYCRQKGIPSIFWAKEDPVHYKRFAPTAKLFDYVYTSDANMIPAYKKDYGIDAQALSFFCQPKVHNPICMSPRNNKAAFAGSYYSDKKERCENFHTIVAGLKQAGINYDIYDRCLKRGTAHLQFPKKYKSHVVGYLEPHEMSKAYKSYRYTINLNTVKHSPTMFARRVYESLACGTPVISNYSEGVITQFGGIVCASDNQREISDFLNHLKNPEEYQRISNAGVRETLGRHTLADRLEQVCERLGILVEPHLPIINVVYTVGSDEEIEIARNAFQKQSYHRKRLVVNLKNSNLLHSYLNRNTDEEIFRVLTEFAKPIDGVELKMDLQDTYSKNFIEDEAIKTQFQVEQSNQSNREFAA, encoded by the coding sequence ATGGATGTACTGTTAAAACACGCTGAAACACTTGCGCGCCACCCCGTTAATGGATTGTATACCCCTATTGATAAGCGTATAGCTTATATAGTTAGTCATGGGCAAAGTTATGCCAGTAACGGATATGCAGTACGAACTCAGGAGGTTGCAAAGGAATTGAATAGCCATGGCTTTGAGACGTTATGTATTGTTCGTCCGGGTCGGCCATGGGAGCTGGGAGCAAAGAAAAATATAATCAATGCAGAGGCTGAAATTGATGGGGTTTTATACATCCATAGCCGTTGGCATAATGATCAAACACCGGCTGATGAAACAGCACACCTGGAAGCCTGTGTGGCGCGCTTTGTTGAGTTATTCCAAGTTTATAGACCAGCAGTAGTATTAGCTGCCTCAGACTATATTATTGGGCTACCCGCATGGATCGCGGCAAAACGCCTCAATTTACCATTTTATAATGAAGTTCGTGGTTTCTGGGAACTTTCTCGTGCTGCCCGTGAACCAAATTTTGAAAACACCTCTTTTTTTAAAATTGAAGCTGAGCGTAACTCTTTTGTGAGTAAGCAGGCCTTAGAGGTATTTACTCTTAATCTCGCAATGAGATCAGAATTGGTTGACCGTGGAGTTAGTGCGAACAAAATACATGCTATCCCAAATGGGATTAATTCTTTTCCAAAGAAAAATCCCGAAGATGATAATTTACGTTTGAAATTGGGTATAGAGTCACATGATAGAGTTATAGGATATGTAGGCAGCTTGAATTTTTATGAGGGATTAGATCTATTGATGGATTCTTGTGCCGAACTAATTGAGCAAGGAGAAAATATAAAATTATTGGTGGTAGGTGATGAGCAGCCAGTAAATGATTTTATTACGGCTGATCAAAGACTTGCTAGTAAGCCCTGGTTAATTCAAGTTGGTCGTGTAGCTCATGAGAAAGTAGCAGATTATTATGCGTTAATAGAAACGGTAGTAATCCCGCGAAAAAAAATGCCGGTATGTGAACTAGTATCACCGATGAAGCTGGTTGAGGCAATGGCCTATGGAAAGCGAATCGTAATATCTGATGTGATTCCTTTGGCTGAAAATGACAACAAATATGAAGATTTGATTACATTTAAGGCTGAAGTACCTAGCCATTTAACACAATGTTTGCAAGAAAGCTTAAGGAAACCTGCAACACAGAATAGTGTAATTAATGACCTAACGTTGGCTACACGTATATTACCATTGGTTAATATATTAAAGGGGCTAAACAGCAAGAATTGTGAAAGAAAAGAGTCTAATAATAATTCTAACCCAAGAGAATTAATAAAAAAAATTGAACCCTTACCGCTAGCGAATAAAGAGCCTATTTGGTTCCAAATTCAAGTTGTTCCAGGACAGGAACTTGTTATTGATGCAAACATAGAATATCAGGATTCGTTAAAATTACATAAGCATCATAAACGTAAAGCGGTGATGTTGTTAAAATCAAAAGATATGAATGGAAATGAAATAGATCAGCCGCTAGGGAAGTTAGCGAAGTCTACACATCTTGATTCATATTTTAAGTACCTTGAATCTGATAAAGGGTTAGAGGAGAGACATAAATTTGTTATTCCTAAAGGAGTTGAGCAAATTGAGCTTGGTTTTTGTGCTTTTAACTATCAGGAAGGGGAGATAGTAATAGTTCGTGAGTTTAGTGTTAGAGAATTTCAAGCCTTTAATAAGAAGAAAGATCTTATAGAGTTAAATCAGGAACCTCTTTGGGAAAATTTTAGAGTCAATGAGTTTATTCCACATAGTCTAAATGCAAAACTTAAGTTTGAAAAATCAGAAGATAAACATAGCAAATCTATCATTGTAAGAGTTAAATATTTCGATAAGGAAAAGAAAGAAATTCCTGGTCCATATTCAGGTCTACCTTTGTCTAAAACAGTAGGTTCATTTTCATATATCAGCGCTAAAGAAGAACGAATTGTCCAGCTGATGCCACCAAAAGGAGCTGTGGAGGCCGCTATTGGGTTGCAGCGATGGAATGCTAAAAGTAAGGTCTGGCTAGATGGTAACTTTATTCTCGAATCTGAGATTAAAGTTAACCCTACTATTAAAACTCCCTCCGTTAATAGTAGAGAAGAAACAAAAACTCCACTGCGTAAACTGTCAGATATTAAAGTCGCAGCAATTCTTGATGAATTTACCATGGAATGCTTTCGACCGGAGGTAAACCTTACTTTGATTACCCCCTCAAACTGGCGGGAAAAATTAGAAAAAAAGCATCCTGATTTTTTATTTGTAGAAAGCTGTTGGTTTGGCAATGGTAACAGTTGGAGTGGCTTAATGTATGGCTATACTTCCAACGGCCCCAACAGAATGGATGAATTAATTAAAGTCATTACCTATTGCCGACAAAAAGGTATACCAAGTATCTTTTGGGCTAAAGAAGATCCTGTTCACTATAAACGCTTTGCTCCAACAGCTAAATTGTTCGATTACGTTTATACCAGTGATGCAAATATGATTCCGGCCTATAAGAAAGACTATGGAATTGATGCACAAGCATTATCATTTTTCTGTCAGCCAAAGGTGCACAACCCCATTTGTATGTCACCAAGGAATAATAAAGCGGCATTTGCTGGATCTTATTACAGTGATAAAAAAGAACGATGTGAAAACTTCCATACAATTGTAGCTGGATTAAAGCAAGCTGGAATTAATTACGATATTTATGATCGGTGTTTAAAAAGGGGGACTGCACATTTACAGTTTCCTAAGAAATACAAAAGTCATGTTGTAGGTTACTTAGAGCCTCATGAAATGAGTAAAGCTTATAAATCCTATCGATATACCATAAATTTAAATACCGTAAAACATAGTCCAACTATGTTTGCCCGTCGTGTGTATGAGTCATTAGCATGTGGAACACCAGTTATTAGCAATTACTCAGAAGGTGTGATAACACAATTTGGGGGGATTGTATGTGCAAGCGATAATCAAAGAGAGATATCTGATTTTCTTAATCATTTGAAGAACCCAGAAGAATATCAGCGTATAAGTAATGCTGGAGTTCGAGAAACCCTTGGACGACATACTTTGGCAGATCGCCTAGAACAAGTTTGCGAACGTTTAGGCATACTTGTAGAGCCACACCTACCAATTATTAATGTTGTATATACTGTCGGTAGTGATGAAGAGATTGAAATTGCAAGAAATGCATTCCAAAAACAGAGCTACCACCGCAAGAGGCTTGTTGTAAATCTAAAAAACAGTAACCTCTTACACTCATATCTCAATAGAAATACCGATGAAGAAATTTTTAGAGTTCTTACAGAGTTTGCTAAACCTATTGATGGTGTTGAATTAAAAATGGACCTGCAAGATACCTACTCCAAAAATTTCATAGAAGATGAAGCAATTAAAACACAATTCCAAGTAGAGCAATCAAACCAATCAAATAGAGAGTTCGCAGCATGA
- a CDS encoding glycosyltransferase — MNTLKLLVYADVNLNIMDGSSVWLVELLRLLSNDPRIQLDFLQKAPDEGGPLNAQVNEIKNIKRIEKHPKPMKLEQVVESIRDLDNENQYERILVRGNISLGLDLIEFLPNRLVYYTLEPFQRRGEFSPEENKEIQNLLNKTAFTIVQSERMKNSYSSDFSIPKEHIYILPPLIPPIVKNPSFRNSSNTVCYTGKFSEEWGTPGLVDTFKKLKKKLHYVKLNIAGNKFHGDLGGRREEVQEFFSNDSNVNWIGEVSRQESIGLSRSSDIGFALRSSEIDNNNSQELSTKLFEYMSAGKPVILRPTTVHKDLLGQNYPLFANDCDEAAEKCFQALTCVELYSEAAKMSYGAYKSFSKRVNHQDIVRRLVSYKKDTILFAGHDLKFIGDIMRSFEKDERYDILIDQWKGHTVHDETQSLVKLEQSDIIFCEWGLGNIRWYSRNKKPGQKLFVRVHRQEIQRLDYLCESEAEKIDGYIFIAPYRYEEFVEKVDIPRSKAKMIFNTVDTKRFNSKNRNSDGFTLGIVGIVPWGKRLDRAINIFEKLWGIDKRFKLRVKGKRPEQLPWMNNPQHVGELEKYTKLFKKIENAPWKRNVYFDSHGNDMDDWYKQIDYLLSVSDYEGSHQAVAEGMASGAVPVILPWKGASTVYPSSNIFSDEEALVSYILDGQHKLNVTSYAASQFDSEIIYSNMREILRI; from the coding sequence ATGAATACGTTGAAATTATTAGTGTATGCGGATGTAAATCTAAATATTATGGATGGGTCTTCTGTTTGGCTTGTTGAGCTCTTGCGTTTATTATCGAATGACCCTCGAATTCAGTTAGATTTTCTGCAAAAAGCCCCAGATGAAGGTGGCCCATTGAATGCACAAGTTAATGAAATAAAAAATATAAAACGGATAGAAAAACACCCTAAGCCAATGAAGTTGGAACAGGTGGTAGAATCCATACGTGACCTAGATAATGAGAATCAATATGAGAGGATTCTTGTCCGTGGTAATATTAGTTTAGGACTGGATCTTATTGAGTTCCTACCTAACAGGCTTGTTTATTACACCCTTGAGCCTTTTCAGAGAAGGGGTGAATTTTCCCCTGAGGAAAATAAAGAGATACAAAATCTTCTAAATAAGACTGCATTTACTATTGTGCAAAGTGAGCGAATGAAGAATAGCTACTCCTCAGATTTTTCTATTCCGAAAGAACACATTTATATCTTGCCCCCATTGATTCCACCAATAGTAAAGAATCCTAGTTTCAGAAATAGCTCTAACACTGTATGTTATACTGGGAAGTTTTCTGAAGAATGGGGGACACCAGGTCTTGTCGATACTTTCAAGAAGTTAAAAAAGAAACTTCACTATGTGAAATTAAATATTGCAGGAAATAAGTTTCACGGTGATCTTGGTGGTAGACGAGAAGAAGTACAAGAATTTTTCTCAAATGATAGTAATGTTAATTGGATTGGAGAGGTTTCACGGCAGGAAAGTATTGGATTGTCACGTAGTTCCGATATTGGTTTTGCATTACGCTCAAGTGAAATTGATAATAACAACTCACAGGAATTATCTACAAAATTATTTGAATACATGAGTGCTGGTAAACCTGTAATTCTCAGACCGACAACAGTGCACAAGGATTTATTAGGTCAAAATTATCCACTTTTTGCAAACGATTGTGATGAAGCAGCAGAAAAGTGCTTTCAAGCGTTAACCTGTGTTGAGCTTTATAGTGAAGCTGCAAAAATGTCATATGGGGCCTACAAATCTTTTTCCAAAAGGGTGAATCATCAAGACATTGTAAGACGGTTAGTAAGCTATAAGAAAGATACAATTCTATTTGCCGGCCATGACCTTAAGTTTATCGGAGATATCATGCGGTCTTTTGAGAAAGATGAGAGATATGATATTCTGATAGATCAATGGAAAGGCCACACAGTTCATGATGAAACACAAAGTTTGGTTAAGTTAGAACAATCGGATATTATATTTTGTGAGTGGGGTTTAGGAAATATTCGATGGTATTCCAGAAATAAAAAACCAGGTCAAAAACTTTTTGTAAGGGTTCATCGACAAGAGATTCAGAGATTAGATTATCTTTGTGAATCGGAAGCTGAAAAGATTGATGGTTATATTTTTATTGCTCCATATCGTTATGAGGAGTTTGTAGAGAAGGTTGATATACCAAGATCTAAAGCTAAAATGATATTTAACACAGTTGACACAAAAAGATTTAATTCTAAGAATAGAAATAGCGATGGCTTTACATTGGGCATAGTCGGTATTGTACCCTGGGGAAAACGATTAGATCGAGCCATAAATATTTTTGAAAAATTATGGGGCATAGATAAGCGTTTCAAATTACGTGTTAAAGGTAAGAGGCCGGAACAACTGCCTTGGATGAATAATCCTCAACATGTTGGTGAGCTCGAGAAATACACAAAATTATTCAAAAAAATTGAAAATGCACCATGGAAAAGAAATGTATATTTTGATTCCCATGGTAATGATATGGATGATTGGTATAAACAAATTGATTATTTGCTTTCTGTTAGTGATTATGAAGGGAGTCATCAAGCCGTTGCAGAAGGAATGGCGTCAGGCGCGGTACCAGTAATTTTACCATGGAAAGGGGCATCAACTGTATACCCTAGCAGTAATATATTTTCAGATGAAGAAGCTTTGGTTAGTTATATTTTGGATGGTCAGCATAAATTAAATGTAACTAGCTATGCAGCAAGCCAGTTCGATTCAGAGATAATTTATTCCAACATGAGAGAAATCTTACGAATTTAA
- a CDS encoding heparinase II/III family protein, with protein MSINNLKMGIASETKLYIDKNIFSRNQTDYNKLKKLFLERKYEANSFSDVDLDVLNFDWNSVKCDRNWWWQLQALPFLNWYINSYKVQTKEERLEYFSLCLKAILCWINNGKDNKDSPLVWHDHASAFRLKNLVNWFIFCQVAELPVGADVKVNWLEDLVFEHLDWLQDDKNYSIHTNHGFDQAMIGLTVSLMFTHDNFESYRRINRERLENEVTFAFTVEGVHKENSPGYQKAMLGRLRQLTSLSVFGEDKVTKLGEHYIAKAESFLKAITLPNGYLPIIGDTRSEDKGLVDDEIPEEGYRVYDYSSSGYLIVKGKIKKKHSFTLIFKCCHDSNYHRHDDDLMIYLNVDGETLLGDGGLGLHDEKNPKRKYLRSVHAHTMPVINRPFIRERSKLSLPPKLIHETNKKVLSGISYGYGIKVMREIDYSNLNNGLLIVRDECDDQDLSSNWIIGDRDITLSNKGVKIEFTNFRLVISSDQSESKRIMRGWSSNELSTNSIFSKKYGQFSKCNRVLLGGLDKSLEVRLKIE; from the coding sequence ATGTCTATCAATAATCTGAAAATGGGTATTGCTTCAGAAACAAAACTATATATTGATAAAAATATATTTAGCAGGAATCAGACGGACTACAACAAGCTGAAGAAATTATTTTTGGAAAGAAAATATGAAGCCAATAGTTTTTCTGATGTGGATCTAGATGTTTTAAATTTCGACTGGAACAGTGTTAAATGTGACCGCAATTGGTGGTGGCAATTGCAGGCATTACCATTTCTGAATTGGTATATTAATAGTTATAAGGTACAAACCAAAGAGGAAAGATTAGAATATTTTTCTTTATGTCTTAAAGCAATTTTATGTTGGATAAACAATGGGAAAGACAACAAAGATTCTCCATTAGTTTGGCACGATCATGCATCGGCTTTTCGACTTAAAAACTTAGTTAACTGGTTTATATTTTGTCAAGTTGCAGAGTTACCAGTTGGTGCTGATGTTAAAGTGAATTGGTTAGAAGATCTAGTTTTTGAGCATCTTGACTGGTTGCAAGATGATAAGAATTACTCCATTCATACCAATCATGGATTTGATCAGGCTATGATTGGACTAACAGTAAGCTTAATGTTCACACATGATAATTTTGAGTCCTATCGTAGGATTAATCGTGAGCGTTTAGAAAATGAGGTGACTTTTGCTTTCACTGTTGAGGGTGTTCATAAAGAGAATAGTCCTGGCTATCAGAAAGCAATGCTCGGAAGATTAAGGCAGCTAACTTCTCTATCAGTGTTTGGAGAAGATAAAGTAACGAAATTAGGGGAGCACTACATAGCGAAGGCAGAGTCCTTTCTTAAAGCAATAACCTTACCTAATGGTTATCTCCCGATAATTGGAGATACTCGAAGTGAGGACAAAGGGCTGGTTGATGATGAAATTCCTGAAGAGGGATATAGAGTCTACGACTATTCCTCTTCAGGTTACCTAATAGTTAAGGGTAAAATCAAAAAGAAGCACTCGTTCACCCTGATATTTAAATGCTGCCATGACTCTAATTACCATCGTCATGATGATGATCTGATGATTTATCTTAATGTAGATGGTGAGACACTTTTAGGTGATGGTGGACTTGGTTTACATGATGAAAAAAACCCTAAAAGAAAATACCTAAGATCCGTTCATGCTCACACAATGCCAGTCATTAATCGTCCATTCATCCGAGAAAGGTCAAAGTTGTCTTTACCTCCGAAGTTAATCCATGAGACAAATAAAAAAGTGCTGAGTGGTATAAGCTATGGATATGGTATTAAGGTTATGAGGGAAATTGATTACTCTAACCTAAATAACGGGTTATTGATTGTGAGGGATGAATGCGATGACCAAGATTTATCCTCTAACTGGATCATTGGTGATCGTGATATAACTTTATCAAACAAGGGAGTCAAGATTGAATTTACTAATTTCAGACTGGTTATTAGCTCTGACCAGTCGGAGTCAAAAAGAATAATGCGTGGTTGGTCTTCAAATGAATTGAGTACCAACTCAATTTTCTCAAAAAAATATGGCCAATTTTCTAAATGCAATAGAGTGCTGCTTGGTGGTTTGGATAAAAGTCTAGAAGTTAGATTGAAAATCGAGTAG